A section of the Cygnus olor isolate bCygOlo1 chromosome 14, bCygOlo1.pri.v2, whole genome shotgun sequence genome encodes:
- the GRXCR2 gene encoding glutaredoxin domain-containing cysteine-rich protein 2 isoform X2 — MDEHQKKLSQRHEGRPRKVRFKISSAYSGRVLKQVYEDGQELEPPAKEQSRRFLRHSFEPGNRPCAAGDAAEGRLCPPAKLSAQRISIFKEDKKYSLASTSPLFSDCPSSDGHCRASPIIDFGKIIIYTNNLKIVRAPMDQKELMRRIVQTEGINDWAFIYQERKGRIGTGHKKEVEKKVACNQYMQEGDAEHTCSQCKGSGSAPCSLCHGSKFSMLANRFRESYRALRCPACNESGLQPCQICAA, encoded by the exons ATGGATGAGCACCAGAAGAAGCTCAGCCAAAGGCACGAGGGAAGGCCCCGCAAAGTGAGGTTCAAAATATCATCAGCCTACAGCGGTCGAGTGCTAAAACAAGTCTACGAGGacgggcaggagctggagccccCAGCCAAAGAGCAGTCTCGGCGTTTCCTCCGGCACAGCTTTGAGCCAGGGAACCGTCCCTGCGCGGCGGGGGACGCGGCAGAAGGCAGGCTGTGCCCGCCAGCCAAGCTGAGTGCCCAGCGGATCAGCATATTCAAAGAGGATAAGAAATACAGCCTCGCCAGCACCTCGCCTCTCTTCAGCGACTGCCCCTCGAGTGACGGCCACTGCAGG GCTTCCCCAATCATAGATTTTGGCAAGATCATCATCTACACAAATAACCTGAAAATCGTCCGTGCACCAATGGACCAGAAAGAGCTCATGAGAAGAATCGTCCAGACTGAGGGAATAAATGACTGGGCCTTCATAtaccaggaaaggaaaggcagaatTGGCACTGGACATAAAAAAGAGGTGGAGAAAAAGGTTGCCTGCAACCAGTACATGCAG GAAGGCGATGCTGAACACACTTGTTCCCAGTGTAAAGGATCAGGCTCTGCTCCTTGCTCGCTGTGCCATGGAAGCAAGTTTTCAATGCTAGCAAACAGATTCAGAGAGTCCTACAGGGCTCTCCGATGCCCAGCTTGCAATGAAAGCggcctgcagccctgccagatCTGTGCTGCATga
- the GRXCR2 gene encoding glutaredoxin domain-containing cysteine-rich protein 2 isoform X1, with protein MDEHQKKLSQRHEGRPRKVRFKISSAYSGRVLKQVYEDGQELEPPAKEQSRRFLRHSFEPGNRPCAAGDAAEGRLCPPAKLSAQRISIFKEDKKYSLASTSPLFSDCPSSDGHCRASPIIDFGKIIIYTNNLKIVRAPMDQKELMRRIVQTEGINDWAFIYQERKGRIGTGHKKEVEKKVACNQYMQVSDNGSCFCSPRLLGLAVPVKQLNIPIQAPSMSVSDTSTKFGLKASLCSSSSMEITNQCCSTVCTLGTAALFPASSCLPLDVSLGDR; from the exons ATGGATGAGCACCAGAAGAAGCTCAGCCAAAGGCACGAGGGAAGGCCCCGCAAAGTGAGGTTCAAAATATCATCAGCCTACAGCGGTCGAGTGCTAAAACAAGTCTACGAGGacgggcaggagctggagccccCAGCCAAAGAGCAGTCTCGGCGTTTCCTCCGGCACAGCTTTGAGCCAGGGAACCGTCCCTGCGCGGCGGGGGACGCGGCAGAAGGCAGGCTGTGCCCGCCAGCCAAGCTGAGTGCCCAGCGGATCAGCATATTCAAAGAGGATAAGAAATACAGCCTCGCCAGCACCTCGCCTCTCTTCAGCGACTGCCCCTCGAGTGACGGCCACTGCAGG GCTTCCCCAATCATAGATTTTGGCAAGATCATCATCTACACAAATAACCTGAAAATCGTCCGTGCACCAATGGACCAGAAAGAGCTCATGAGAAGAATCGTCCAGACTGAGGGAATAAATGACTGGGCCTTCATAtaccaggaaaggaaaggcagaatTGGCACTGGACATAAAAAAGAGGTGGAGAAAAAGGTTGCCTGCAACCAGTACATGCAGGTAAGTGATAATGGAAGTTGCTTTTGTTCCCCAAGGCTTTTGGGTCTAGCAGTCCCAGTCAAACAGCTCAATATTCCCATCCAAGCCCCATCTATGTCTGTATCTGACACTTCAACTAAATTTGGATTAAAAGCATCACTTTGTTCCTCTTCCAGCATGGAGATAACTAatcagtgctgcagcacagttTGCACTCTGGGGACAGCTGCTCTGTTTCCAGCGTCCTCATGTCTCCCACTTGATGTTTCCCTCGGAGATCGCTGA
- the PRELID2 gene encoding PRELI domain-containing protein 2 isoform X4, which yields MGVTVEVHRVYRYPFEQVVASYLRKVSALKVPDIYLEEESWLNMQKRNMSMKTHCLTWTQYASLSEESVFRESLENPNWTDFTQKGRISVTGAGLLNRVLEAFAQSFLKQGVKKEKMHLCSFLGTAYLHCHRNSVAVI from the exons aTGGGGGTGACGGTGGAGGTGCACCGCGTGTACCGGTACCCCTTCGAGCAGGTGGTGGCCAGCTACCTCCGCAAG GTCAGTGCCTTAAAAGTGCCCGACATCTACCTGGAAGAGGAATCTTGGCTTaatatgcagaaaagaaatatgtctATGAAAACTCACTGTCTCACATGGACACAGTATGCGTCCCTGAGCGAGGAGTCTGTCTTCAGAGAGAGCTTGGAAAACCCGAATTG GACAGACTTCACACAAAAAGGCAGAATATCGGTTACGGGGGCCGGTTTGCTCAACCGTGTGTTGGAAGCTTTCGCTCAGTCATTCTTAAAGCAAGGCGTGAAGAAG GAGAAAATGCATCTGTGTAGTTTCCTTGGAACAGCGTATCTTCATTGCCATCGGAATTCTGTGGCTGTTATCTGA
- the PRELID2 gene encoding PRELI domain-containing protein 2 isoform X1, translating to MGVTVEVHRVYRYPFEQVVASYLRKYPSPMDKHVMAVETVEEKTDLSTGIIYRRRIATCKNVIPEILRKVSALKVPDIYLEEESWLNMQKRNMSMKTHCLTWTQYASLSEESVFRESLENPNWTDFTQKGRISVTGAGLLNRVLEAFAQSFLKQGVKKEKMHLCSFLGTAYLHCHRNSVAVI from the exons aTGGGGGTGACGGTGGAGGTGCACCGCGTGTACCGGTACCCCTTCGAGCAGGTGGTGGCCAGCTACCTCCGCAAG TACCCCAGTCCCATGGATAAGCACGTCATGGCTGTAGAAacagtggaagagaaaacag ATTTGTCTACAGGGATTATTTACCGGAGGAGAATTGCAACGTGCAAGAATGTGATTCCTGAAATCCTGAGAAAG GTCAGTGCCTTAAAAGTGCCCGACATCTACCTGGAAGAGGAATCTTGGCTTaatatgcagaaaagaaatatgtctATGAAAACTCACTGTCTCACATGGACACAGTATGCGTCCCTGAGCGAGGAGTCTGTCTTCAGAGAGAGCTTGGAAAACCCGAATTG GACAGACTTCACACAAAAAGGCAGAATATCGGTTACGGGGGCCGGTTTGCTCAACCGTGTGTTGGAAGCTTTCGCTCAGTCATTCTTAAAGCAAGGCGTGAAGAAG GAGAAAATGCATCTGTGTAGTTTCCTTGGAACAGCGTATCTTCATTGCCATCGGAATTCTGTGGCTGTTATCTGA
- the PRELID2 gene encoding PRELI domain-containing protein 2 isoform X2, which produces MGVTVEVHRVYRYPFEQVVASYLRKYPSPMDKHVMAVETVEEKTDLSTGIIYRRRIATCKNVIPEILRKVSALKVPDIYLEEESWLNMQKRNMSMKTHCLTWTQYASLSEESVFRESLENPNWTDFTQKGRISVTGAGLLNRVLEAFAQSFLKQGVKKGIKIMETLLQEQCG; this is translated from the exons aTGGGGGTGACGGTGGAGGTGCACCGCGTGTACCGGTACCCCTTCGAGCAGGTGGTGGCCAGCTACCTCCGCAAG TACCCCAGTCCCATGGATAAGCACGTCATGGCTGTAGAAacagtggaagagaaaacag ATTTGTCTACAGGGATTATTTACCGGAGGAGAATTGCAACGTGCAAGAATGTGATTCCTGAAATCCTGAGAAAG GTCAGTGCCTTAAAAGTGCCCGACATCTACCTGGAAGAGGAATCTTGGCTTaatatgcagaaaagaaatatgtctATGAAAACTCACTGTCTCACATGGACACAGTATGCGTCCCTGAGCGAGGAGTCTGTCTTCAGAGAGAGCTTGGAAAACCCGAATTG GACAGACTTCACACAAAAAGGCAGAATATCGGTTACGGGGGCCGGTTTGCTCAACCGTGTGTTGGAAGCTTTCGCTCAGTCATTCTTAAAGCAAGGCGTGAAGAAG gGTATTAAAATAATGGAGACACTTCTTCAGGAGCAGTGTGGTTGA
- the PRELID2 gene encoding PRELI domain-containing protein 2 isoform X3, translating into MDKHVMAVETVEEKTDLSTGIIYRRRIATCKNVIPEILRKVSALKVPDIYLEEESWLNMQKRNMSMKTHCLTWTQYASLSEESVFRESLENPNWTDFTQKGRISVTGAGLLNRVLEAFAQSFLKQGVKKEKMHLCSFLGTAYLHCHRNSVAVI; encoded by the exons ATGGATAAGCACGTCATGGCTGTAGAAacagtggaagagaaaacag ATTTGTCTACAGGGATTATTTACCGGAGGAGAATTGCAACGTGCAAGAATGTGATTCCTGAAATCCTGAGAAAG GTCAGTGCCTTAAAAGTGCCCGACATCTACCTGGAAGAGGAATCTTGGCTTaatatgcagaaaagaaatatgtctATGAAAACTCACTGTCTCACATGGACACAGTATGCGTCCCTGAGCGAGGAGTCTGTCTTCAGAGAGAGCTTGGAAAACCCGAATTG GACAGACTTCACACAAAAAGGCAGAATATCGGTTACGGGGGCCGGTTTGCTCAACCGTGTGTTGGAAGCTTTCGCTCAGTCATTCTTAAAGCAAGGCGTGAAGAAG GAGAAAATGCATCTGTGTAGTTTCCTTGGAACAGCGTATCTTCATTGCCATCGGAATTCTGTGGCTGTTATCTGA